Proteins encoded in a region of the Euzebya rosea genome:
- a CDS encoding LysR family transcriptional regulator, with translation MELRDLRTFLACARLQHFTRAAEELAYAQSTVTAQIRSLEKELDVPLFDRVGRGVVLTPAGDRLATYARRIVDLVEEASATVAFVGAQPHGDLTISATETLSTFQLPDVLREFQRRFPDVRLFLRPHDPADLVSRVVEGDSAAAITLDRPIAHPDLATETLREEAVWLLAPPDHPLAGRRRVRAADLAPFRLLLSELDVSYGGAFIERLAADGVVPIDPMEFSSVAAIKQCVRVGMGLTALPAFASAEEVDAGQLVVLPFECPSVRVQLLWHRHRWMPPAAEALLELTRELLGQGDPRSAAAPLR, from the coding sequence ATGGAACTGCGTGACCTCCGCACCTTCCTCGCCTGCGCTCGCCTGCAGCACTTCACCCGGGCAGCCGAGGAGCTGGCCTACGCCCAGTCCACGGTGACCGCCCAGATCCGGTCGCTTGAGAAGGAGCTGGACGTTCCGCTGTTCGACCGGGTCGGTCGGGGGGTCGTGCTGACCCCGGCGGGGGACCGGCTCGCGACCTACGCGCGGCGCATCGTGGACCTCGTCGAGGAGGCCAGCGCCACCGTGGCCTTCGTCGGGGCGCAGCCGCACGGCGACCTGACCATCTCCGCCACCGAGACCCTGTCGACGTTCCAGCTGCCCGACGTCCTGCGCGAGTTCCAGCGACGCTTCCCCGACGTGCGGCTGTTCCTGCGCCCGCACGACCCCGCCGACCTCGTCAGCCGGGTGGTCGAGGGCGACTCGGCGGCCGCCATCACCCTCGACCGGCCGATCGCCCACCCCGACCTCGCCACCGAGACCCTGCGGGAGGAGGCGGTGTGGCTGCTGGCCCCGCCCGACCACCCGCTGGCCGGACGCCGGCGAGTCCGCGCCGCCGACCTCGCGCCGTTCCGCCTCCTCCTCAGCGAGCTCGACGTCTCCTACGGCGGCGCCTTCATCGAGCGGTTGGCCGCCGACGGCGTCGTGCCGATCGACCCCATGGAGTTCTCCTCGGTCGCGGCGATCAAGCAGTGCGTGCGGGTCGGGATGGGGCTGACGGCGCTGCCGGCCTTCGCCAGCGCCGAGGAGGTCGACGCCGGCCAGCTCGTCGTGCTGCCCTTCGAGTGCCCCTCGGTGAGGGTGCAGCTGCTGTGGCACCGCCATCGGTGGATGCCCCCGGCGGCCGAAGCGCTGCTGGAGCTGACCCGCGAGCTGCTCGGCCAGGGAGATCCTCGGTCGGCTGCTGCCCCGCTGCGCTGA
- a CDS encoding transcriptional regulator has protein sequence MAEAAFDETIHAPVRLRICGLLRPVDRLEFAVLRDTLDVSDATLSKHLKTLATAGYVVADKAASEQRRDARRLTWLSLTSAGRTAFDAHVRALRAITAPAG, from the coding sequence GTGGCTGAGGCGGCGTTCGACGAGACGATCCACGCCCCTGTGCGGCTGCGGATCTGCGGGCTGCTCCGGCCGGTCGACCGGCTGGAGTTCGCCGTGCTGCGCGACACCCTCGACGTCTCCGACGCGACCCTCTCCAAGCACCTCAAGACCCTGGCCACCGCCGGCTACGTCGTCGCCGACAAGGCCGCGTCCGAGCAACGACGCGACGCACGGCGGCTGACCTGGTTGTCCCTGACGTCGGCCGGTCGGACGGCGTTCGACGCACACGTCCGCGCGCTTCGGGCCATCACCGCCCCTGCCGGGTGA
- a CDS encoding AfsR/SARP family transcriptional regulator — MSTTDHDRSGSGAVRVHLLGPVIATIDGTEVALGGRMPRGVLAALALEAGSPVPVERLVTGLWGEQPPATAEGTLRAYVSRLRSTLGPAALPKVTGGYVLDASTTVVDALEVADLLLLARTTIGTEPSEAGRLADAALARWRGDALGDIVALPFAITAAELLQARRLELEVLRGRAHLAAGRHDLVRDNLAVVANRTPADEQVAALLMVAAYREQRQAEALQRFDTLRATLADTLGIDPGPEVQRIHRLVLQQDPDLLDGDPLAPSLDTDRALSVSVPDAPAGDSPAGDSSIGVELSSVLPVRASALDRSAARAVPVPLTTFVGRTTQLDHVQRLSSTARLLTLTGVGGAGKTRLALEAVRRLRPRPPDGPWLVELAGVSDPAMVPATVAQAIGVAAVATDPLSAVIAAMSGCRAVLVLDNCEHVVGGAATVAAELLGACPEVSIVATSREPLGVPGERVLVIPPLTAGLDGEVGEAELLFADRAALVDPTFVLDDTTRPVVRRICRALDGIPLAIELAAARLSALSLAQIDVLVEDRFALLGDGGRTNAPRHRTMAAAVDWSYRPLTRDQQEVLHAASVFGGGCDLDALSVVAERRLGATAALLTQLVDKSLVTPVDVAGGRRFRVLQTIRDYCREHAGEAAWAALADRHTAWLADVAARVADAYLGKETRWDVAIAERDNIRAALAHCQEVGDVETALRICGDLAWAWFRLGQVTEGNRWLDGLLVDDPEALDGGAARVGTATVAAADLVQALIGRSLGAYLSGDLPTAHRRITQAVSMAAHAEHDVLGALSRTYLAYFEAAFGNAEVADRLLDTAEERDVPEWVLAEVDMVRGQVRRSQGRIEDAIAVLERSRERADRWDNTYVWASSGWILSKILLDQQRPVDAGRVMAEALRRLAEQGDRSSTLAGLHTMASVAGLMGRHYEGGVLLGAVDRLGSRVGFHPARMDPIDGPRQRALVTDVLPAPVLDRARAEGHELDWAHAVALAVQVGTTPPRPVASGAARR; from the coding sequence TTGTCCACAACTGATCACGACCGTTCCGGGTCGGGGGCGGTGCGGGTGCACCTGCTCGGCCCGGTCATCGCCACCATCGACGGAACCGAGGTCGCCCTCGGCGGTCGGATGCCTCGTGGTGTCCTCGCAGCCCTGGCGCTGGAGGCCGGCTCGCCGGTGCCGGTCGAGCGCCTCGTCACCGGCCTGTGGGGCGAGCAGCCACCAGCGACGGCCGAGGGCACCCTCCGCGCCTACGTTTCGCGCCTGCGCTCGACCCTCGGACCGGCGGCCCTGCCGAAGGTGACCGGTGGCTACGTCCTGGATGCGTCAACGACCGTCGTCGACGCGCTGGAGGTCGCCGACCTCCTCCTGCTGGCGCGCACGACGATCGGCACGGAGCCGTCCGAAGCCGGTCGACTGGCCGACGCCGCCCTCGCACGCTGGCGAGGCGACGCGCTCGGCGACATCGTCGCGTTGCCCTTCGCCATCACCGCGGCGGAGCTGCTGCAGGCCCGCCGCCTGGAGCTGGAGGTGCTGCGCGGTCGCGCCCACCTGGCCGCCGGTCGCCACGACCTGGTCCGCGACAACCTCGCCGTGGTGGCCAACCGGACCCCGGCCGACGAGCAGGTCGCGGCCCTGCTGATGGTCGCCGCCTACCGGGAGCAGCGACAGGCGGAGGCGCTGCAGCGCTTCGACACCCTCCGCGCCACGCTTGCCGACACCCTCGGCATCGACCCCGGTCCCGAGGTGCAGCGCATCCACCGGCTGGTGCTGCAGCAGGATCCCGACCTGCTCGACGGCGATCCGCTGGCCCCGTCGCTGGACACCGACCGTGCGCTGTCCGTCAGCGTCCCCGATGCCCCGGCCGGCGACTCCCCCGCCGGCGACTCCTCCATCGGCGTCGAGCTGTCCTCGGTCCTGCCGGTGCGTGCATCCGCGCTGGACCGATCGGCCGCACGTGCCGTGCCCGTGCCGTTGACCACGTTCGTCGGTCGGACCACGCAGCTGGACCACGTGCAGCGGCTGTCGTCGACCGCCCGGCTGCTGACCCTCACCGGGGTGGGTGGTGCCGGCAAGACCCGCCTTGCCCTGGAGGCGGTGCGGCGACTTCGTCCCCGGCCGCCGGACGGCCCGTGGCTGGTCGAGCTCGCCGGCGTGTCCGACCCGGCGATGGTGCCGGCGACGGTCGCGCAGGCGATCGGCGTGGCGGCCGTGGCGACCGACCCGCTGTCGGCGGTCATCGCGGCGATGTCGGGCTGCCGGGCCGTGTTGGTGCTGGACAACTGCGAGCACGTGGTGGGTGGCGCGGCCACGGTCGCGGCCGAGCTGCTGGGCGCCTGCCCGGAGGTGTCGATCGTCGCGACCAGCCGCGAGCCGCTGGGCGTGCCGGGCGAACGGGTCCTGGTCATCCCGCCGCTGACCGCGGGCCTGGACGGTGAGGTGGGCGAGGCCGAGCTGCTGTTCGCCGACCGCGCCGCCCTCGTGGACCCCACCTTCGTGCTGGACGACACGACGAGGCCGGTCGTGCGCCGGATCTGTCGGGCCCTCGACGGCATCCCGCTGGCGATCGAGCTGGCGGCCGCGCGGCTGTCGGCGCTGTCCCTGGCCCAGATCGACGTCCTGGTGGAGGATCGCTTCGCGCTGCTCGGCGACGGCGGTCGGACCAACGCGCCCAGGCACCGGACGATGGCGGCGGCCGTGGACTGGTCCTACCGCCCCCTGACCCGCGACCAGCAGGAGGTGTTGCATGCCGCGTCGGTCTTCGGTGGCGGCTGCGACCTCGACGCCCTGTCCGTGGTGGCCGAGCGGCGGCTCGGGGCGACGGCGGCGCTCCTGACCCAGCTGGTCGACAAGTCCCTGGTCACCCCGGTCGACGTGGCAGGCGGCCGGCGCTTCCGGGTGCTGCAGACGATCAGGGACTACTGCCGCGAGCACGCCGGCGAGGCGGCCTGGGCGGCCCTCGCCGACCGCCACACCGCCTGGTTGGCCGACGTCGCGGCTCGCGTGGCCGACGCCTACCTGGGGAAGGAGACCCGCTGGGACGTCGCCATCGCCGAACGCGACAACATCCGGGCCGCCCTCGCCCACTGCCAGGAGGTCGGCGACGTCGAGACAGCCCTGCGGATCTGCGGGGACCTCGCATGGGCCTGGTTCCGGCTCGGGCAGGTCACCGAGGGCAACCGCTGGTTGGACGGCCTGCTGGTCGACGACCCGGAGGCCCTCGACGGCGGCGCGGCTCGGGTGGGGACGGCGACGGTGGCGGCTGCCGACCTGGTCCAGGCGTTGATCGGCCGGTCGCTGGGGGCGTACCTGTCCGGGGACCTGCCCACCGCGCACCGGCGGATCACCCAGGCGGTCTCGATGGCGGCCCATGCCGAGCACGACGTCCTCGGCGCCCTGTCCCGCACGTACCTGGCCTACTTCGAGGCCGCGTTCGGCAACGCCGAGGTGGCCGACCGGCTGCTGGACACCGCCGAGGAGCGGGACGTGCCGGAGTGGGTGCTGGCCGAGGTCGACATGGTCCGTGGGCAGGTCCGCCGGTCGCAGGGCCGCATCGAGGACGCCATCGCGGTGCTGGAACGCTCCCGCGAACGGGCGGACCGGTGGGACAACACCTATGTCTGGGCGTCCTCCGGCTGGATCCTCAGCAAGATCCTGCTGGACCAGCAGCGTCCGGTCGACGCCGGACGGGTCATGGCCGAGGCGCTGCGTCGGCTGGCCGAGCAGGGCGACCGCTCCTCCACCCTGGCCGGCCTGCACACGATGGCGTCGGTGGCGGGGCTGATGGGCCGCCACTACGAAGGAGGGGTGCTGCTCGGTGCGGTCGACCGGCTGGGGTCACGCGTCGGCTTCCATCCCGCCCGCATGGACCCCATCGACGGCCCTCGCCAGCGGGCGCTGGTCACCGACGTCCTGCCTGCCCCCGTGCTGGACCGCGCCCGCGCCGAGGGCCACGAGCTCGACTGGGCCCACGCCGTCGCCCTCGCCGTCCAGGTCGGCACCACTCCCCCTCGCCCCGTCGCCTCCGGCGCCGCCCGCCGCTGA
- the yaaA gene encoding peroxide stress protein YaaA produces the protein MITLLSPAKSLDYETPLPTRKHSEPRMLDRSQELIDVMRRKSPDEVARLMSISDDLAALNVQRYQDFTVPFTRDNARPAVLAFTGDVYMGMDPRGRFGERDYTEAQKTVRILSGLYGVLRPLDLMQAYRLEMGTKLTTDRGDTLYDFWGGEITDVLNADLAESPGPEAVVNLASNEYFGAVDTDRLEGRLISPRFLDEGKDGSYRIVSFFAKRARGEMAAWLVTNRVRSMKAIQEFDVAGYRYDPDRSTSDEPTFIRPAQ, from the coding sequence ATGATCACCTTGCTGTCCCCCGCCAAGTCCCTCGACTACGAGACGCCGCTGCCGACCCGCAAGCACTCCGAGCCGCGGATGCTGGATCGGTCGCAGGAGCTGATCGACGTCATGCGTCGCAAGTCGCCCGACGAGGTCGCCCGGCTGATGAGCATCTCCGACGACCTCGCCGCGCTGAACGTGCAGCGGTACCAGGACTTCACCGTGCCGTTCACACGCGACAACGCCCGCCCGGCGGTCCTGGCGTTCACCGGTGACGTCTACATGGGGATGGATCCCCGGGGGCGGTTCGGCGAACGCGACTACACCGAGGCGCAGAAGACCGTGCGGATCCTGTCGGGGCTGTACGGGGTGCTGCGGCCGCTGGACCTGATGCAGGCCTATCGGCTGGAGATGGGCACCAAGCTGACGACCGACCGTGGCGACACGCTGTACGACTTCTGGGGCGGCGAGATCACCGACGTGCTCAACGCCGACCTCGCCGAGTCGCCGGGGCCCGAGGCCGTCGTCAACCTCGCCTCCAACGAGTACTTCGGCGCCGTCGACACCGACCGGCTGGAGGGTCGGCTGATCAGCCCCCGCTTCCTCGACGAGGGCAAGGACGGCAGCTACCGGATCGTCTCGTTCTTCGCCAAGCGAGCGAGGGGTGAGATGGCCGCTTGGCTGGTCACCAACCGCGTCCGGTCGATGAAGGCGATCCAGGAGTTCGACGTGGCGGGCTACCGCTACGACCCCGACCGCTCCACCAGCGACGAGCCCACCTTCATCCGCCCGGCCCAGTAA
- a CDS encoding CYTH and CHAD domain-containing protein — protein sequence MAAEHEVKLDLHPTVELGDPVSDIEGADVEHVDPVRLRATYFDTADLRLIRAGATVRYRPEADSDPWQVKHPIGDADTDGIVRDERAYPGNDEGPPAAVTSAVAALTRGAPLVPVATLLTERTRVRVHADGQVAVEVTDDDVEAHVDGRLVARFRELEVEGDHDRIRREVVDRLVDAGASRSGNRPKLVRALGPAAEAPPDLVVPELPTPSTRVPVVDVVSRAMLVDLDRMIRFDPGTRLGEDVEALHQMRVATRRLRTTLRTYRPVLDREWADSLRDDLRPLAAALGAVRDLDVLVARVETDLAALDPADAVAGPELCALLQLRRDRARGVLLEQLEGPGYGELLDRLLAAATTPRVLEPDAPAGPTLAPLVRQAWKGVRRAVAAGDDQPADDQHPDDHLHDVRLRTKRLRYAADAVQPALGQPAADLSRAAGRVQDVLGAWQDAVVAIEMFRTLRDEVDPGVAYLLGVLAARAGRRRDRAAGRWPAAWRRLRRHRKRI from the coding sequence ATGGCCGCTGAACACGAGGTCAAGCTGGACCTCCACCCCACCGTCGAGCTGGGGGATCCGGTGTCGGACATCGAGGGCGCCGACGTCGAGCACGTCGACCCGGTCCGGCTGCGCGCGACGTACTTCGACACCGCCGACCTGCGGCTGATCCGGGCCGGGGCGACGGTGCGGTACCGGCCGGAGGCCGACAGCGACCCGTGGCAGGTCAAGCACCCCATCGGCGACGCCGACACCGACGGCATCGTGCGCGACGAGCGTGCCTACCCGGGCAACGACGAGGGCCCGCCGGCAGCCGTCACCAGCGCCGTGGCCGCGCTCACCCGCGGGGCACCGCTGGTCCCGGTCGCCACCCTCCTGACGGAACGGACTCGCGTGCGGGTGCACGCCGACGGGCAGGTGGCCGTGGAGGTCACCGACGACGACGTCGAGGCGCACGTCGACGGCCGGCTCGTTGCCCGGTTCCGCGAGCTGGAGGTCGAGGGCGACCACGACCGGATCCGCCGAGAGGTGGTGGACCGACTGGTCGACGCAGGGGCCTCACGGTCCGGCAACCGGCCCAAGCTGGTCCGGGCCCTCGGGCCGGCAGCCGAGGCCCCGCCCGACCTGGTCGTGCCCGAGCTGCCCACACCGAGCACGCGCGTGCCGGTGGTCGACGTGGTGTCGCGGGCGATGCTCGTGGACCTCGACCGGATGATCCGCTTCGACCCGGGCACGAGGCTGGGCGAGGACGTCGAGGCGTTGCACCAGATGCGCGTCGCCACCCGCCGGTTGCGGACGACCCTGCGGACCTACCGTCCGGTCCTGGACCGCGAATGGGCCGACAGCCTTCGTGACGACCTCCGACCCCTCGCGGCAGCCCTGGGGGCGGTCCGGGACCTGGACGTGCTGGTCGCGCGGGTCGAGACCGACCTGGCTGCCCTCGACCCGGCCGATGCGGTGGCTGGCCCGGAGCTCTGCGCCCTGCTCCAGCTGCGTCGTGACCGGGCCCGCGGGGTCCTGCTCGAGCAGCTGGAGGGCCCCGGCTACGGGGAGCTGCTCGATCGGTTGCTGGCCGCGGCGACCACCCCCCGTGTGCTGGAGCCCGACGCGCCCGCCGGGCCGACCCTCGCCCCGCTGGTCAGGCAGGCCTGGAAGGGCGTGCGCCGCGCCGTTGCGGCGGGCGACGACCAGCCCGCCGACGACCAGCACCCCGACGACCACCTGCACGACGTCCGGCTGCGCACCAAGCGCCTGCGATACGCCGCCGACGCGGTCCAGCCGGCGCTCGGCCAGCCCGCCGCGGACCTGTCGAGGGCTGCTGGCCGTGTCCAGGACGTGCTGGGGGCCTGGCAGGACGCCGTCGTGGCCATCGAGATGTTCCGGACGCTGCGGGACGAGGTCGATCCCGGCGTGGCCTACCTGCTCGGGGTGCTGGCCGCCCGTGCGGGGCGTCGGCGTGATCGCGCCGCTGGCCGTTGGCCGGCGGCGTGGCGACGCCTGCGCCGCCACCGGAAGCGGATCTGA
- a CDS encoding helix-turn-helix domain-containing protein, producing MTGSTAGPMTTPTPPTPTVGVLLRQWRGHRRRSQMDLALDVGVSTRHLSFIETGRANPSAEVVLALAEGLDVPLRERNHLLLAAGYAPRYEETPLDAPAMARARDAVQRILDAHDPYPGVVLDRRWDVVAANAGALALIDGVAPELAAPTLNVFRVSLHPDGLAARTRNFEEWGSYLVWQLERQLALSGDESLAALLEEVRTYPNVAALPRRTPESDPALVLTVDIADPDLSFFTTLTTFGTPRDITLDELMIELFYPADDATARHLGRQGIAARSAET from the coding sequence ATGACCGGTTCCACCGCTGGCCCCATGACCACACCGACCCCGCCCACCCCGACCGTCGGCGTGCTCCTGCGCCAGTGGCGTGGCCATCGGCGGCGCAGCCAGATGGACCTCGCCCTGGACGTCGGGGTGTCGACCCGACACCTCAGCTTCATCGAGACGGGCCGGGCCAACCCCTCGGCGGAGGTCGTGCTGGCGCTCGCCGAGGGGCTGGACGTCCCGCTCCGCGAGCGCAACCACCTGCTGCTCGCCGCCGGCTACGCACCGCGCTACGAGGAGACCCCGCTGGACGCCCCCGCCATGGCCCGGGCACGGGACGCGGTGCAGCGGATCCTCGACGCGCACGACCCCTATCCGGGCGTCGTGCTGGACCGACGCTGGGACGTCGTGGCCGCCAACGCCGGCGCCCTGGCCCTGATCGACGGGGTGGCCCCGGAGCTGGCCGCGCCCACCCTCAACGTCTTCCGCGTCAGCCTGCACCCCGACGGCCTGGCCGCCCGCACCCGCAACTTCGAGGAGTGGGGCAGCTACCTGGTGTGGCAGCTCGAGCGCCAGCTGGCGTTGTCCGGTGACGAGTCGCTGGCCGCCCTGCTGGAGGAGGTGCGCACCTACCCCAACGTCGCCGCGCTCCCCCGGCGCACACCCGAGTCCGACCCGGCGCTGGTCCTGACCGTCGACATCGCCGATCCCGACCTGTCGTTCTTCACGACGCTGACGACGTTCGGAACACCACGCGACATCACCCTCGACGAGCTGATGATCGAGCTGTTCTATCCGGCCGACGACGCCACCGCCCGACACCTCGGACGGCAGGGCATCGCCGCGCGATCGGCGGAGACCTAG
- a CDS encoding cell wall-binding repeat-containing protein: protein MTPHDHFNALVALERPIATLNDGRGADPPRRVHQARSPRRHRRVGLGAAMLVTVLAAFVLVTIPSTSRAQVPGVDWTSLPAEPVDLTGGWAGAACDGDGPFLCTTLDGTDQGIVEHLEWLLEEGDLAADLDAGIPVRQALAAEAARFHETIRTDRGSVCPDMAYIAEPTVGATVAGLDGIRYGFEMVVGERVVEQVIGFMTVRQATHGAVVDVVAATEINDGACVDDEGLQPFRDGSLSEIDPILAQVVARSSFGPGSRPVPELADDLTIPLGDRVAVSVAMSQLAHPEDGGTEAVLIARDDQFADALASGGLQGALDAPLLLTGPDHLDERVAAEIGRLGAVRAIVLGGESAVPEQIATELRGLALTVERVGGSDRIATALAIADMIGPRVEQVVLVRAHGHESDPSRAWADALAAGATAAGLEAPVLLTTEDVLDPRVATWLQAETMDNGLQSVLVAGGEAAVDRPVLQEIVEIGLGVDRASGADRTETALQLNRRRGMASAELVDTVIVVDGSDWAGGMTAALASDALVAPVVLTGTTMPATTAAFLGEADVAVVCVARAAACR, encoded by the coding sequence ATGACCCCGCACGACCACTTCAACGCCCTCGTCGCCCTCGAGCGCCCCATCGCGACCCTCAACGACGGGCGCGGTGCCGACCCTCCCCGGCGCGTCCACCAGGCCAGGTCGCCTCGCCGCCACCGTCGTGTCGGCCTCGGCGCGGCCATGCTCGTCACCGTCCTCGCGGCCTTCGTACTGGTGACCATCCCCTCCACGTCACGCGCCCAGGTCCCGGGCGTGGACTGGACCAGCCTTCCCGCCGAACCGGTCGACCTGACCGGCGGCTGGGCCGGCGCGGCCTGCGACGGCGACGGTCCCTTCCTCTGCACCACCCTCGACGGCACCGACCAGGGCATCGTCGAGCACCTCGAATGGCTGCTGGAGGAGGGTGACCTCGCCGCCGACCTCGACGCCGGCATCCCGGTCCGCCAGGCGCTGGCCGCCGAGGCCGCCCGATTCCACGAGACCATCCGCACCGACCGCGGAAGCGTCTGCCCGGACATGGCCTACATCGCCGAACCCACCGTCGGCGCGACGGTCGCCGGTCTCGACGGCATCCGCTACGGCTTCGAGATGGTCGTCGGCGAGCGTGTCGTGGAGCAGGTCATCGGCTTCATGACGGTCCGCCAGGCCACCCACGGTGCCGTCGTCGACGTCGTCGCCGCGACGGAGATCAACGACGGTGCCTGCGTCGACGACGAGGGCCTCCAGCCCTTCCGCGACGGCAGCCTGTCCGAGATCGACCCGATCCTCGCCCAGGTGGTCGCGCGGTCCAGCTTCGGCCCGGGCAGCCGGCCCGTCCCCGAGCTGGCCGACGACCTCACCATCCCGCTCGGTGACCGTGTTGCCGTCTCGGTGGCCATGTCCCAGCTGGCCCACCCCGAGGACGGCGGCACCGAGGCCGTTCTGATCGCCCGTGACGACCAGTTCGCCGACGCCCTGGCCTCCGGCGGCCTGCAGGGGGCGCTGGACGCCCCGCTGCTGCTGACCGGCCCCGACCACCTCGACGAGCGCGTCGCCGCGGAGATCGGCCGCCTCGGCGCGGTCCGAGCGATCGTGCTCGGCGGCGAGTCCGCGGTGCCCGAACAGATCGCCACCGAGCTGCGCGGCCTCGCGCTCACCGTCGAGCGTGTCGGCGGGTCGGACCGCATCGCCACCGCACTCGCCATCGCCGACATGATCGGCCCCCGGGTCGAGCAGGTCGTGCTCGTCCGTGCCCACGGCCACGAGTCCGACCCCAGCCGTGCCTGGGCCGACGCCCTGGCCGCCGGCGCCACCGCCGCAGGGCTCGAGGCACCGGTCCTGCTGACCACCGAGGACGTGCTCGACCCGCGGGTCGCCACCTGGTTGCAGGCCGAAACCATGGACAACGGGCTGCAGTCGGTGCTCGTCGCCGGGGGCGAGGCGGCGGTCGACCGCCCCGTGCTCCAGGAGATCGTGGAGATCGGGCTCGGCGTCGACCGTGCCAGCGGCGCGGACCGGACCGAGACGGCGCTGCAGCTCAACCGGCGTCGGGGCATGGCCTCGGCCGAGCTGGTCGACACGGTCATCGTCGTCGACGGCAGCGACTGGGCCGGTGGAATGACCGCGGCGCTGGCGTCCGACGCGCTGGTGGCCCCCGTGGTGCTGACCGGCACGACGATGCCGGCGACCACCGCGGCCTTCCTCGGCGAGGCCGATGTCGCCGTCGTCTGCGTTGCCCGCGCAGCGGCGTGCCGGTGA
- a CDS encoding serine hydrolase produces MAVLRTDLPPALAAMGRRMPPSASVVVAGRTLVEVDGPGPVRLGSNVSGVLLVVVVNALAEQGLLSLGTTIGECVARRVLPGDADPDWTVASLLSAVADPAATPMSTCASSLLGRVAAAVSGQRLRRVVTETVTEPLGMTSTRWDRGWTSSATDLARLAGSAEWAAARDRTGWLPEPGTARHGADDLAVAGLWRNDAMDVSLGYCGDGRALLAVLDHLCA; encoded by the coding sequence GTGGCCGTCCTGCGCACCGACCTGCCCCCTGCCCTCGCCGCCATGGGGCGTCGCATGCCGCCCAGCGCATCGGTGGTGGTCGCCGGCCGCACCCTCGTCGAGGTCGACGGCCCCGGGCCCGTCCGGCTGGGTTCCAACGTCAGCGGGGTCCTGCTGGTCGTCGTCGTGAACGCGCTGGCCGAGCAGGGCCTCCTGTCGCTGGGGACGACGATCGGGGAGTGCGTCGCACGACGAGTGCTCCCCGGCGACGCCGACCCGGACTGGACCGTCGCCTCGCTGCTGTCCGCGGTCGCGGACCCCGCGGCCACGCCGATGTCGACGTGTGCCAGCAGCCTGCTCGGTCGGGTGGCTGCGGCCGTGTCGGGGCAGCGCCTGCGACGCGTGGTCACCGAGACCGTCACCGAACCCCTCGGCATGACGTCCACCCGCTGGGACCGGGGGTGGACCTCCAGCGCCACCGACCTGGCCCGACTCGCCGGGTCGGCGGAATGGGCCGCCGCCCGCGACCGCACCGGATGGCTGCCCGAGCCCGGCACCGCCCGCCACGGGGCGGACGACCTCGCCGTCGCAGGCCTGTGGCGCAACGACGCGATGGACGTCTCGCTGGGGTACTGCGGGGACGGTCGCGCCCTGCTGGCGGTGCTCGACCACCTCTGCGCCTGA